The following DNA comes from Azospirillum sp. TSA2s.
GTGCGCTATCGCGGCGTGCCGGTGGGCACCGTGTCGGACATCCGGCTCGACCCCGACAACGTGACGCGGGTGCGGGTGACGATCGAGGTGCAGAACGGCACGCCGATCATGTCCGATTCCATCGCCTCGCTGGAGGTGCAGGGCATCACCGGCGGCGCCTATGTCCAGATTTCCGGCGGGGCGATGGGGGGCAAGCGGCTGACCGCCACCGATGCCGACGGGGTGCTGACCATCCCGTCGCGGCCCAGTTCGCTGACCGCGGTGGTGGACAGCGCGCCGCAGCTGGTCAACCGCTCGCTGGAGGTCATCACCAAGCTTGGCGAGATGCTGAACGGCGAGAACCAGAAGGCGATCGGCGACATCCTGGCCAACGCCCGCACCATCAGTGCCGAACTCGCCCGTGCCAGCGCCGGTCTGGAGGAAACCATGGCCCAGGCGCGGCGGACACTGAACGGGTTCGAGGCGGTGGGGCCGCAGCTTGACCGCACGCTGGCCCAGACGCACGATACGCTGGCGACGGTGGATGGCACCGCCAAGCAGCTGGGTGGCGAGGCGCGCGAGCTGCTGCGGTCGCTGAAGCGCACGTCGGACACGCTGAACGGCCTCGTCGCCGAAAACCGCGAGCCGGTGCGCGACTTTACCGCCACGGGACTGTATGAACTGACATTGCTGATCACCCAGCTGCGCGATCTGTCGGGTCAGCTGTCGCGGGTGGTCACCCGGATCGAGAACGACCCGTCGAACTTCCTCTTCGGCGGGACGCGGCAGGGCGTGGAGGTGCGTGGGAAATGAGGCGGGCGACGATGGGGCGGGGCGAGGTCACGGGGCCAATGGTGCGCAGGATGTTGGGGGCCGCCCTGATGCTGGGGCTGGCCGCCTGTTCGACGCTGAACCCGACGGCGCCGCATCTCTACACCCTGACCCCGCAGGCCACCGTCGCCCCCGGCCCCAAGGCCGACTGGCAATTGCTGGTGGAAACGCCGGCGGCTGCGGCGGGGATCGACACGCCGCGCATCGCCCTGGCCCGCACGCCGACCTCGCTCGACTATTTTGCTGACGTGTCCTGGGCCGACCGGGCGCCAAATATGGTGCAGGGGCTGATCGTCCAGACCTTCGAGGACAGCGGCCGCATCGTCTCGGTCGGGCGCGACACGGTGGGGCTGCGCTCCGACTACGTACTAAAGTCGGAACTGCGCGATTTCCAAGCCGAATACGCCACGCCGGGTGCCGCCATGCCCGACCGGGTGCATGTGCGCCTGTCGGCCAAGCTGGTCGCGATGCCGCGCCGGACCATCGAGGCCGGCGAGACCTTCGAGGCGTCGGCACCGGTGCGCGGCCGCTCCTTCACCGACGTGATCACTGCCTTCGACGAAGCGCTGGGCAAGGTCACCGGAGAGCTGGTGACATGGTCGCTGTCGCAGCGTTTCCGCCCTTCCGGCAGCTGAACGGCCAAGCGCAGGCCCGGCTGCAACCGCAGGTGCGGCAATCGAAAAGACCTTGCCACGCCCGCATAGCCGCGTACGTAATAGGGGTGTTCGCGCAGCGCAGGATCGGGCGATGACGGATTTGTCGGACGTGTCCCGGGAAGAGTTGGAGGCGATGGCCGAGGCGGGACGCGAGGTGCGCCTGTGCCAGCGCGTCCTGGCCAAGACCGGCGACACGGTGGTGGGGGAGCTTCTGCGCGGCCACGGCACGCTGTACGAGTGGAAGCATTATCCGCCGGGTGACGTCTACGACGCCGAATTTCATGCCCAGTATTACTATCACTGCCATCCCGAAGGCGAACGGCCGAATGGGGAGCATGGGCATTTCCACACCTTCCTGCGCCCGCACGGCATGCCGCCGGGCCTGCGGCCGGCGCCGCTGGCCGATTTCTCGG
Coding sequences within:
- a CDS encoding MlaD family protein; translated protein: METRASYILVGSFVLALVAGLLVFTAWIAKVQLDETRETYRIYFTGSVTGLQQGSPVRYRGVPVGTVSDIRLDPDNVTRVRVTIEVQNGTPIMSDSIASLEVQGITGGAYVQISGGAMGGKRLTATDADGVLTIPSRPSSLTAVVDSAPQLVNRSLEVITKLGEMLNGENQKAIGDILANARTISAELARASAGLEETMAQARRTLNGFEAVGPQLDRTLAQTHDTLATVDGTAKQLGGEARELLRSLKRTSDTLNGLVAENREPVRDFTATGLYELTLLITQLRDLSGQLSRVVTRIENDPSNFLFGGTRQGVEVRGK
- a CDS encoding ABC-type transport auxiliary lipoprotein family protein, whose translation is MLGAALMLGLAACSTLNPTAPHLYTLTPQATVAPGPKADWQLLVETPAAAAGIDTPRIALARTPTSLDYFADVSWADRAPNMVQGLIVQTFEDSGRIVSVGRDTVGLRSDYVLKSELRDFQAEYATPGAAMPDRVHVRLSAKLVAMPRRTIEAGETFEASAPVRGRSFTDVITAFDEALGKVTGELVTWSLSQRFRPSGS